One Pullulanibacillus sp. KACC 23026 DNA segment encodes these proteins:
- a CDS encoding HK97 gp10 family phage protein: protein MAYRNIEGLDQLINMTNQLGQVPRKVARAAARAGGQADLVAVRNAAPVGSTGNLKASLTKKEERGSASNRGKSVFDIRFNPAFNISLVKNVINPGKYGGQNSRAYYPASQEYGFLHSGPRGFVPGYNFMKKASDEDSEAVKKAMIDKAISAIDKILESR from the coding sequence ATGGCCTATCGGAACATTGAAGGATTAGATCAACTTATAAATATGACTAATCAACTTGGACAAGTTCCTAGAAAGGTTGCAAGGGCAGCCGCTCGAGCAGGAGGACAAGCTGATTTGGTTGCAGTTAGAAATGCAGCACCAGTTGGAAGTACAGGTAACCTTAAGGCGAGTTTAACTAAGAAAGAAGAAAGAGGTTCAGCTTCTAATAGAGGTAAATCCGTTTTCGATATTAGGTTTAATCCAGCGTTCAATATCTCATTGGTAAAGAATGTGATTAATCCTGGTAAATATGGCGGGCAAAATTCTAGGGCCTATTATCCGGCGTCTCAGGAATATGGATTTTTACACAGCGGTCCAAGAGGTTTTGTACCAGGATACAATTTCATGAAAAAAGCTTCGGATGAAGATTCAGAAGCTGTTAAGAAAGCAATGATTGATAAAGCTATATCTGCAATCGATAAGATACTAGAAAGCAGGTAA
- a CDS encoding phage tail tube protein, translated as MTTTGGPTSSQGTTIKKSTGTAIAFLTSIDGLDIKADTIDTTALDTDGGYKTFINGFKEVSDVPISGFFDYAAHSQMLTDLQAGTNSAYTIQFPPGPGQTTGASWNFNAIVTEFHTKAAVDNVISFDATLKVSGAPTLVAGS; from the coding sequence ATGACTACTACAGGTGGACCTACTTCTTCACAAGGTACAACGATTAAAAAATCAACCGGAACGGCAATTGCATTTCTAACATCTATTGATGGATTAGATATTAAAGCCGACACGATCGATACAACCGCATTGGATACTGACGGCGGATATAAAACCTTTATTAACGGATTTAAAGAGGTTTCCGACGTACCAATTAGTGGATTCTTTGACTATGCTGCTCACAGTCAGATGCTGACTGATCTACAAGCGGGTACAAATTCAGCTTATACAATCCAATTCCCTCCAGGGCCAGGGCAAACTACGGGAGCAAGTTGGAATTTTAATGCTATTGTAACGGAATTCCACACTAAAGCCGCAGTGGACAATGTGATTTCGTTTGACGCGACACTCAAAGTATCTGGTGCACCAACTCTTGTGGCCGGAAGTTAA